In a single window of the Mus musculus strain C57BL/6J chromosome 6, GRCm38.p6 C57BL/6J genome:
- the Nrf1 gene encoding nuclear respiratory factor 1 isoform c (isoform c is encoded by transcript variant 3) — translation MEEHGVTQTEHMATIEAHAVAQQVQQVHVATYTEHSMLSADEDSPSSPEDTSYDDSDILNSTAADEVTAHLAAAGPVGMAAAAAVATGKKRKRPHVFESNPSIRKRQQTRLLRKLRATLDEYTTRVGQQAIVLCISPSKPNPVFKVFGAAPLENVVRKYKSMILEDLESALAEHAPAPQEVNSELPPLTIDGIPVSVDKMTQAQLRAFIPEMLKYSTGRGKPGWGKESCKPIWWPEDIPWANVRSDVRTEEQKQRVSWTQALRTIVKNCYKQHGREDLLYAFEDQQTQTQATTTHSIAHLVPSQTVVQTFSNPDGTVSLIQVGTGATVATLADASELPTTVTVAQVNYSAVADGEVEQNWATLQGGEMTIQTTQASEATQAVASLAEAAVAASQEMQQGATVTMALNRPRWSSCMDHQQSRDGSSGCRKDSYRFWKGIHYGGSNERRRS, via the exons ATGGAGGAGCACGGAGTGACCCAAACTGAACACATGGCTACCATAGAAGCCCATGCAGTGGCCCAGCAAGTCCAGCAGGTCCATGTAGCCACGTACACTGAGCACAGTATGCTAAGTGCTGATGAagactccccttcctcccccgAGGACACTTCTTATGATGACTCGGACATCCTCAACTCCACGGCAGCTGATGAGGTAACTGCCCATCTGGCTGCTGCAG GTCCTGTGGGAAtggccgctgctgctgctgtggcaaCAGGGAAGAAACGGAAACGGCCTCATGTGTTTGAGTCTAATCCATCTATCCGAAAGAGACAGCAGACACGTTTGCTTCG gaaactcaGAGCCACGTTGGATGAGTACACGACGCGAGTGGGACAGCAAGCGATTGTACTCTGCATCTCACCCTCCAAACCCAACCCTGTCTTCAAGGTGTTTGGCGCAGCACCTTTGGAGAATGTG GTGCGAAAGTACAAGAGCATGATCCTGGAAGACCTCGAGTCTGCTCTGGCAGAACACGCCCCTGCGCCACAGGAGGTTAATTCAGAGCTGCCGCCTCTCACCATCGATGGGATTCCAGTCTCTGTGGACAAAATGACCCAG GCTCAGCTTCGGGCATTTATCCCAGAGATGCTCAAGTATTCCACAGGTCGGGGGAAACCAGGCTGGGGGAAAGAAAGCTGCAAGCCTATCTGGTGGCCAGAAGATATCCCATGGGCCAATGTCCGCAGTGATGTCCGCACAGAAGAGCAAAAACAAAGG GTTTCATGGACCCAGGCATTACGGACCATAGTTAAAAATTGCTATAAGCAACATGGGCGGGAGGATCTTTTATATGCTTTTGAAGATCAGCAAACACAAACTCAggccaccaccacacacagtatAGCTCATCTCGTACCATCACAGACCGTAGTACAGACCTTCAGCAACCCTGATGGCACCGTGTCGCTCATCCAG GTTGGTACAGGGGCAACAGTAGCCACATTGGCTGATGCTTCAGAACTGCCAACCACAGTCACTGTTGCCCAAGTGAATTACTCTGCTGTGGCTGATGGAGAG GTGGAACAAAACTGGGCCACGTTACAGGGCGGTGAAATGACCATCCAGACGACGCAAGCATCAGAGGCCACCCAGGCGGTAGCATCACTGGCAGAAGCCGCAGTGGCAGCTTCTCAGGAGATGCAGCAGGGAGCCACTGTCACCATGGCCCTCAACAG